One window of the Gemella haemolysans ATCC 10379 genome contains the following:
- a CDS encoding sensor histidine kinase gives MSISVITFFFILFIFISSSLLKNLHIKIEVEAEKQKLEQQKKYIEALERNNNEIRKFKHDFNNIILGLEGYITNNEVDNIKLRDYFYNNIKDFNTKIELDNIVLSHLNNIKVLSIKNLLTNKIISAQNNDFKVNICIEDEIDDFYVNEMQLSRVLGIFLDNSLEAGLELDNNRFLELLILKANKTIVIQITNSFKNNDLDVDKINESGYSTKGENRGIGLSSANNIISKHNMILNTRIEDNLFKQILTIEGDL, from the coding sequence ATGTCTATAAGTGTAATTACTTTCTTCTTTATATTATTCATTTTCATCTCCTCTTCGCTTCTTAAAAATCTTCATATTAAGATAGAAGTGGAAGCTGAAAAGCAAAAATTGGAACAGCAGAAGAAATATATAGAAGCATTAGAAAGAAATAATAATGAGATTAGAAAATTCAAACATGATTTCAATAATATTATCTTAGGTCTTGAGGGGTATATTACTAATAATGAAGTGGATAATATAAAGTTAAGAGACTACTTTTACAACAATATAAAGGACTTTAATACAAAAATTGAGCTTGATAATATCGTGCTTTCTCATTTGAACAATATTAAAGTTCTATCTATTAAGAATTTACTTACAAATAAAATCATCAGTGCTCAGAATAATGATTTTAAAGTTAATATTTGTATTGAAGATGAAATTGATGATTTTTATGTTAATGAAATGCAGCTAAGTCGGGTACTGGGGATTTTCTTGGATAATTCTTTAGAGGCTGGTTTAGAATTAGACAATAATAGATTTTTAGAATTATTAATTTTAAAAGCTAATAAAACAATTGTTATTCAAATAACAAATTCATTTAAAAACAATGATTTAGATGTAGACAAGATTAATGAAAGTGGATATTCTACAAAAGGAGAAAATAGAGGAATAGGATTAAGTTCTGCTAACAACATTATCAGTAAGCATAATATGATATTAAATACTAGAATTGAAGATAATCTATTTAAACAAATACTTACAATTGAGGGAGATTTATAA
- a CDS encoding polyprenyl synthetase family protein produces the protein MLKQYDTLVHEVLEDIFEITRSNDEQLDEIVKKYFLNGGKRVRVLLLLMCAKLGNFELNKKDIIRMASIVEIIHTASLIHDDIIDNADTRRGSVTMNKEYSNEFALRVGDYLFSVVLKEVAKFDNEKIHLYLAETLKELCIGELIQADGLYDIKTRRLDYLKKIKRKTAILIAFACVAGSIVADASDEDIRSAFSYGYYLGMSYQIIDDYLDFVGGTQNLGKEVGQDLMNGNITLPALLAKEENPELFCNFTKDTSSEEKDEIINYIRNNDKVLSETLTVSRRYLEKAQESIDNIDSTVKTELTFIMNKLARREN, from the coding sequence ATGTTAAAACAGTATGATACGTTGGTACACGAGGTATTAGAAGATATTTTCGAAATTACTAGAAGTAATGATGAACAATTAGATGAGATTGTAAAAAAGTATTTTCTAAATGGAGGTAAAAGGGTTAGAGTACTTCTTTTACTAATGTGTGCTAAATTAGGAAATTTTGAACTAAATAAAAAAGACATTATTAGAATGGCTAGTATAGTTGAAATAATTCATACTGCTAGTTTAATTCATGATGATATTATTGATAATGCTGATACTAGACGTGGCAGTGTTACGATGAATAAAGAATATAGTAATGAGTTTGCTCTTCGTGTAGGGGATTATTTATTCTCTGTAGTTTTAAAAGAAGTAGCTAAGTTTGATAATGAGAAAATTCATTTATATTTAGCGGAAACGCTTAAAGAACTGTGCATAGGCGAGCTTATTCAAGCGGATGGCTTGTATGATATAAAAACCAGAAGATTAGATTATCTTAAAAAAATTAAGAGAAAGACTGCGATATTAATAGCTTTTGCTTGTGTGGCAGGGAGTATAGTTGCGGATGCTTCTGATGAAGATATAAGAAGTGCATTTTCATATGGCTATTATTTAGGGATGAGTTACCAGATAATTGATGACTATCTTGATTTCGTGGGAGGAACACAAAATCTTGGTAAAGAAGTCGGACAGGACTTAATGAACGGTAATATTACATTACCAGCTTTATTAGCTAAGGAAGAAAACCCAGAGCTATTTTGTAATTTTACAAAAGACACGAGTAGTGAAGAAAAAGACGAAATAATAAATTATATAAGAAATAACGATAAAGTTTTATCAGAAACATTAACTGTAAGTAGACGATATTTAGAAAAAGCTCAGGAGAGTATCGATAATATTGATTCTACTGTGAAAACTGAATTGACTTTTATTATGAATAAGTTAGCAAGGAGAGAAAATTAG
- a CDS encoding DUF4064 domain-containing protein: protein MKPFKRTVEKVLAWIANIILIVITGFLAYGSFFKISLLKDNQEFLNLFKKELAKNPNGANLNGVNLSAEQLLDYTIQGLKMYSVLLIVLVVVALLASFLMKKRILSGILFLLLAIVVAVGTVGVLIPVYLLYFIVAIMLFVRKENPAEYQETVNYL, encoded by the coding sequence ATGAAACCATTCAAAAGAACAGTAGAGAAAGTGTTAGCGTGGATTGCTAATATTATATTAATAGTAATAACAGGATTTTTAGCGTATGGATCATTCTTTAAGATTTCACTTTTAAAAGATAACCAAGAATTTTTAAATCTTTTTAAAAAAGAGCTTGCTAAAAATCCTAATGGGGCAAATTTAAATGGGGTAAATTTATCGGCTGAACAACTTCTTGATTATACGATTCAAGGACTTAAGATGTATTCAGTTCTATTAATTGTATTAGTTGTAGTAGCATTATTAGCATCATTCTTAATGAAAAAACGTATTTTATCAGGGATACTTTTCTTATTATTAGCAATAGTAGTAGCTGTTGGAACAGTAGGGGTATTAATACCTGTATATTTATTATATTTCATCGTAGCAATTATGCTATTCGTTAGAAAAGAAAACCCTGCGGAATATCAAGAAACAGTTAATTATTTGTAA